The nucleotide sequence GCAGCTGATCGCCAAAGACACAAAGGATCGCGAGAGCAAAATTCCAAAACAACAAACCCACGCCAAACAACCCCCACCTGTCCCCCCCTCTCTCCCTCAGCAGTCAGCACTCAGCAGTCAGCACTCACCACCCAAAAAAATATTGGCAATCGGGGCATCCACTGGCGGTCCCCAAGCGCTGCACACCATTCTCACTCAACTGCCGGCAAATTTCCCAGTGCCGGTGATTTGTGTGCAACACATCAGCGAGGGGTTTTTAAAAGGATTGGTGGATTGGTTAAATGGGGAGTGTTCTCTTTCCGTAAGAATTGCCACGGCGGGTGAGTATCCATCTGCCGGCACGATTTATTTTCCACCAGAGCAGCACCATTTAGAATTGGATAACAAAGGCCGGTTTCACTGTTCGTCTGCGCCACCCGTCTCTGGGCATCGCCCCTCTGTAACCGTTACGTTTAACTCGGTGGCTAATTTTTACGGCAAGTCGGCTGCGAGTGTCCTCTTAACAGGGATGGGCCGAGACGGTGCAGATGGAATGCTTAGTATCAGCAAAGCCGGCGGTCTCACCATCGCTCAAGATGAGAAGAGTTGCATCGTTTTTGGGATGCCGAAAGAAGCGATTGCCCTCGGTTCCGCTCAGTATATTTTGCCGCTGACTGAAATTGCTCCGGTGTTATTAAACAAGATCTTGATTAAAAAAATATAGGATTTTGTTCTTTTTTGATTCAATTTTATTTCCTGCACAAACAATGATGGCTCATTCATTCTTCGGAAAGCATGAGTCATCCGCTCGTAAATCTCAACAAAAACTTTGCCGGCATCCCCTTCACTCCTGGTATTTCAGCAACCATTCTACAATATTGCAACGCCGGCAGCCGTTAAAGTTTTGCTGGAATTCAAAGCCACATCTTAAAGTTTTAAAAAAGCTACCTTTATTTAGTTGATAAATTAAAAATCTAAAATTTAAAATGTATTACGATAAGGTGTTGTGTCTAGCGAAGGAACGGTGAAGCCAAAATCGGACTTGAGAATGTCTGCTAGTCCATAATGTTGACAACGTATAACAGTTTCTTTTGCTGCTCTATAGATCCCCCCAGCTCCGGGGAGAGAAAGACATTTGTAGGGTTTTAAATTCAAAGCAGAATTAAAAGCTCAGTTTTAGCAAGGTAGATTAAGTGTAAAATCTTATTGCAATAATTGTTTAATTGTGATATTAGATAACCAAAGAAGTGTAGGGTGCCGGCAGTTACCCAATCAGCAACTTTTTACTATATGCTCAGAGAATAAAACCATTTGGATAGTGGAGTTAGTAACAAAAGGTAAAGCATTTTGAACGAAGACTTGTGCCTAAAAAGCATAAGATTCCCATAATATTATTTAAAGTGTTAAGACTGAATTAATGTTTTAACTGGGGTTTAAGCCCTAAACAAAGCCGGCTATGCCCGTGAAAGCAATGCTTTTATACGAGGAAGCAAAAGCGGCTATTAAACAGTTCCACTCTTCTGATTTTAATGCAAACCATTACAAGCTTGAAGTCGCTGTGCGTGAAAGGAAAGCTGACCTGGGATGGGATCAAACTTTATACGAATTTCTTCCGACTATCTGCTTCACGCTCGACGCAGCGGGTGTTGTTATTGATGTTAATCAATTTGGGGCAGCACGTCTTGGATATCCTGCCGGCCAGTTAATTTTAAAATCAATGGCCCAGATTCTTCATCCTGAAGACCGGCAACAATTAGAAGCGCTCAATACTGCTTATTGGCAACAGCTCGATCAAGTTGTAAGTTGGGAAAGCCGGCTTGTCTGTGCGAATGGTCAAATTCTCTGGGTAAAAGCCAGCGCCCGTATAGTGCCGGTTTCAGGTGAGGCTGGAAAAGGAGGAGACGATTACTTCAACCCTCAACCTTCCTCCGTCATTCTTTTGGTTTGCGAAGACATCACCCAAGCCAAGCAGGCAGAACAACAGCAGCGCGAATGCGAAAAACGCCGATGCCGGCAAACGCGCACCCTCACAGAATTGGCAAAAAGCCAGATCCTCAACCGGGGCGATCTTGAAGCTGTTGTGAGAGAAATTACAAAAACTGTCGCTGACACGCTTGAGGTTAAGCGCGTTAGCGTTTGGCTGTATAAAGCTAATAACTCAAAAATTGTCTGCCTCGATCTTTACGAAGCGCCAGACAAGCATCATTCTCAAGGCTGGGTGTTAGAAGCCGCCAATTGTCCCACTTATTTTCAAGTGCTGGAAAAACAAACAACGATAGTAATAAATCACACCTGTAGCGATTCGAGAACAAAAGAACAGTCAGATTCTTATTTTTTAAAGCTAGGCATTACAGCTTTTTTACACGTACCCATTCGGCTGCACGGCCAGATAGTAGGCATTATTTGTTACGAACATACCACTTCTGAAGATTCTGGCAAAGAATACGAGCGCCAGTGGATGCCAGATGAAGAGTCTTTCGCCATTACAAGCGCCGATTTCATCGCCCTAGCGTTAGAAGCTGATAGCAGATCGCAAGCAGAGATGCAACGCAGAGAACGCGAACAGATTCTGTTAAGCCAATATTACGAGCAACTTGAGGAAGCGGTTGAAAAACGTACCGCCGAACTCACTCAGCTCAACGAACAATTGCAGGAAGAAATTATCAAGAGAAGCCAGACAGAGGCGATGCTGCGAAACCAGCAACAAGAACAGCAAATTATCTTTGATTCTGTGCCGGCGCTGATTTGGTATAAAGACACCCACAACCGGCTCTTACGGATTAACAAAACTGCCTCGGTTGCAACAGGGGTGCCGGTAGAAGCGATAGCAAGCGCATCAATTTATGAAATTTCGCCCAACGAAGCAGATCGCTATTACCAAGACGACTTGGAAGTGATCAATTCTGGCTGTCCTAAAAGGGGAATTATCGAACCACTGCAAACCCTCACCGGGGAAAAACTTTGGATTCGCACTGATAAAATTCCCTACCGTGACAGTGCCGGCAATATCGTTGGAGTCATTGTTTTTGCGGTTGAGATTACTGAATTAATACAAGCCGAGGAAGAATTGAGGCAATATCGTGATCACCTGCAAGAGAAAGTAGACGAACACACCGCCGAACTAAGACGGGCGAATGAACAATTGCAAGAGGAAATTGCCTGCCGTATCTTAGCAGAGGAGGCGCTCAAGCGAGAGCGAAATTTATTTATTGGAGGGCCAGTTACTGTATTTCGCTGGCTAGCAACAGAAAATTGGCCAATTGAATATGTCTCACCGAATATTGCTCAATTTGGCTATGAAGCCAGTCAATGCAGCAACGGTCAATTGTTTTATGCCAGTATTGTTCATCCAGACGACTTAGAAAGAGTATTAGCAGAAGTTAAAGCTTATAGCGAAGCTGGGGCTACTTCCTTTGAACAGGATTACCGCATTGTTCAAGGCAATGGGGAAAGCCGGTGGGTGTATGACTTCACCGTAGTTGTGCGAAATGAAACGGGAAAAATTACTTACTATGAAGGATATATTTTAGATATTACGCAACGCAAGAAAACCGAGGCTGCCTTGAGGGAAAGTGAGGAACAGCTACGGCGGTTTTATGAAGCATCTTTTGAAGCAATTGTGATCATTGAGAAAGAAAAGATTGTAGATGTTAATAAAAATTTAACCAATTTATTAGGCTACGAATCATCCGAAGCCATCGGAATGAATGTGATGGAATTTGTTGCCCCGGCATTACATCCGCTCGTAAAAGAAATCATTGCGTCAGGCACAGAAAAAACTTATGAAAGTGTTTGTATCAAAAAAAATGGAAGCGCGTTTCCCGTAGAAGTTCGGGGAAAAGCAATCACTTATCAAGGCCGCTTAGTTCGGGTGATCGCGATGCGAGACTTAAGCGAACGCAAACAGGCAGAAGCGGAACTTGAGCGCTCGCTTTCTCTGCTTCATGCCACGCTAGAATCAACTGCCGACGGCATCGTTGCCATTAACATAGCAGGAGAAATTATTAGCTTTAATCGTAAATTTTTACAGATGTGGGGCATTCCTGA is from Microcoleus sp. FACHB-68 and encodes:
- the cheB gene encoding chemotaxis-specific protein-glutamate methyltransferase CheB; protein product: MTIRVLLVEDSPVALTILKRMLASSPDITVVGTARTGKEGLALIPQLQPQVICTDLHMPQMDGLEFTQEVMANFPRPILVISSSVQPENTHTVFRLLQAGAVDVFPKPHGALGPNYESIRQELISKIRILSGVAVFTLRRRKTTAEPVSFNPQPKQLIAKDTKDRESKIPKQQTHAKQPPPVPPSLPQQSALSSQHSPPKKILAIGASTGGPQALHTILTQLPANFPVPVICVQHISEGFLKGLVDWLNGECSLSVRIATAGEYPSAGTIYFPPEQHHLELDNKGRFHCSSAPPVSGHRPSVTVTFNSVANFYGKSAASVLLTGMGRDGADGMLSISKAGGLTIAQDEKSCIVFGMPKEAIALGSAQYILPLTEIAPVLLNKILIKKI
- a CDS encoding PAS domain S-box protein, encoding MPVKAMLLYEEAKAAIKQFHSSDFNANHYKLEVAVRERKADLGWDQTLYEFLPTICFTLDAAGVVIDVNQFGAARLGYPAGQLILKSMAQILHPEDRQQLEALNTAYWQQLDQVVSWESRLVCANGQILWVKASARIVPVSGEAGKGGDDYFNPQPSSVILLVCEDITQAKQAEQQQRECEKRRCRQTRTLTELAKSQILNRGDLEAVVREITKTVADTLEVKRVSVWLYKANNSKIVCLDLYEAPDKHHSQGWVLEAANCPTYFQVLEKQTTIVINHTCSDSRTKEQSDSYFLKLGITAFLHVPIRLHGQIVGIICYEHTTSEDSGKEYERQWMPDEESFAITSADFIALALEADSRSQAEMQRREREQILLSQYYEQLEEAVEKRTAELTQLNEQLQEEIIKRSQTEAMLRNQQQEQQIIFDSVPALIWYKDTHNRLLRINKTASVATGVPVEAIASASIYEISPNEADRYYQDDLEVINSGCPKRGIIEPLQTLTGEKLWIRTDKIPYRDSAGNIVGVIVFAVEITELIQAEEELRQYRDHLQEKVDEHTAELRRANEQLQEEIACRILAEEALKRERNLFIGGPVTVFRWLATENWPIEYVSPNIAQFGYEASQCSNGQLFYASIVHPDDLERVLAEVKAYSEAGATSFEQDYRIVQGNGESRWVYDFTVVVRNETGKITYYEGYILDITQRKKTEAALRESEEQLRRFYEASFEAIVIIEKEKIVDVNKNLTNLLGYESSEAIGMNVMEFVAPALHPLVKEIIASGTEKTYESVCIKKNGSAFPVEVRGKAITYQGRLVRVIAMRDLSERKQAEAELERSLSLLHATLESTADGIVAINIAGEIISFNRKFLQMWGIPDEFMASQNKTRLLALAIEQLRDPEAFLRRIRELPNQVDAELYDILELKDGRIFERYSLPQRAGEKIIGRVWSFRDITEPQRIQTSLLESERRFRAIFNSSFQFIGLMNPEGTLLEANQTALNFGGLTSADVIARPFWECRWWVRDHPPTEEALERARGGDGDLNRTQKRLKEAISQAAAGQVVRYEVEMLGAGDKVAIIDFSIKPVFNEAGEVVLLISEGHDITERKHSEIALRQQAERERLLGAMAQRVRQSLDLEETLNTTVAEVRQLLQADRVIIFRFESNFDGVVAVESVTGGWPAILATNIHDPCFAPTYAKLYKQGRIRATDNIYTANMSQCHVNLLAQFQVQANLVVPILLSEQALQNPPSPTRNQLWGLLIAHQCSGPRQWQTWEGELLMQLTEQVAIAIQQAQLYQQLQAANQELERLASSDGLTLLANRRQFDSYLKQEVRRLAQGTAPISLIMCDIDCFKPYNDTYGHQAGDACLQQVAGAIRNALQRPADLAARYGGEEFAVILPDTDAAGAVRVAEAIRTSVRSLQIPHAKSAAASVVTLSLGVASASAHNTTPAQLIAAADEALYQAKEGGRDQVVVND